From a single Paraburkholderia edwinii genomic region:
- the flhD gene encoding flagellar transcriptional regulator FlhD: MDRSSETLESIREINLSYIMLAQRMLREDKPVGMFRLGLSSELADLLAGLSLAQIVKLASSDQLLCFFRFNDHTMLSALTQTSKHTEVASTHTAILLAGQPAEQFA; this comes from the coding sequence ATGGACCGTAGCAGCGAGACGCTGGAATCTATCCGCGAAATCAATCTGTCGTACATCATGCTCGCGCAACGTATGTTGCGCGAGGACAAGCCAGTCGGGATGTTCCGGCTGGGTCTGTCGTCGGAATTGGCTGATTTGCTGGCCGGTCTGTCTCTCGCGCAGATCGTCAAGCTGGCCTCTTCCGACCAGCTTTTATGCTTTTTCCGCTTCAACGATCACACGATGCTGTCGGCGTTGACGCAGACGTCGAAGCACACAGAAGTCGCTTCGACGCATACGGCGATTCTGCTTGCCGGCCAGCCCGCAGAGCAGTTTGCCTGA